In Topomyia yanbarensis strain Yona2022 chromosome 2, ASM3024719v1, whole genome shotgun sequence, one DNA window encodes the following:
- the LOC131685629 gene encoding ankyrin-1-like, with product MPEKYAPDLNGWTRLHYSAYQSHLAVLTDLLATATATDVNARTKKLETPLHLAAGNCRAEAVRLLINHSATDINCGNYRNWSPLHCAAKCVHTEAVTDLINNGANVRAVTKDGQTPLHVAAKYGHNSTVISLITASAEVNCVDLKGWTPLHYAALKGHTEVVQQLIGEGANIDALGNWLETPFILAVRKGHPDVVRCLIEKSTMINCADSNGWTPLHYAAFNDQIDVAKLLLDNKSNVNAPTKQFETPLHFATKKNRVEIVKLLLESLATVDCRDWRGWTPLHYAARKGYTDIANVLIASKSDVNAETNQKETPLHFATRRDHTEFASSLIGHSATIDCYDSDGWTPFHYAAQYGRRDIVTLLISSGANVNAFTAVQENPLHFAARKGYCTIVRMLLDESAKVDQRDGDGWTPLHSAAKFGRFAVAKQLVSHGAKVSAVTPQLETPLNFAAKVGYTEIANYLIDNAAEVNCVDQNGWSPLHFAADSNHRTVAELLLVRGANVDAVTNDGNTPRQLATLKGHTAIVECIETHLVPVEGDVVVE from the coding sequence ATGCCCGAAAAATACGCACCCGACTTGAACGGATGGACACGACTACACTACTCCGCCTACCAGAGTCACCTGGCCGTCCTCACCGACCTGCTGGCCACCGCTACTGCCACCGATGTGAATGCAAGAACCAAAAAGCTGGAAACCCCACTCCACCTGGCAGCCGGAAATTGCCGTGCCGAAGCTGTTCGACTGTTGATCAACCACTCGGCCACCGACATCAACTGTGGCAACTACAGAAACTGGAGTCCGCTTCACTGTGCCGCAAAATGTGTACACACCGAAGCCGTGACTGATCTTATCAATAACGGAGCCAATGTCCGCGCTGTTACCAAGGACGGACAAACTCCTCTACACGTTGCCGCCAAATACGGACATAATTCTACAGTAATTAGTTTAATAACCGCTTCGGCGGAGGTGAACTGTGTTGACCTTAAAGGTTGGACTCCGCTGCATTATGCAGCGCTAAAAGGTCACACAGAAGTTGTCCAGCAACTGATCGGTGAAGGGGCCAATATCGATGCCCTTGGAAACTGGCTAGAAACTCCATTCATCCTGGCCGTTCGAAAAGGTCACCCCGACGTGGTTCGCTGTTTAATCGAGAAATCAACAATGATCAACTGTGCTGATAGCAACGGCTGGACGCCACTTCATTATGCAGCTTTTAATGATCAAATTGATGTCGCTAAACTTCTACTCGACAACAAATCTAATGTAAATGCGCCTACGAAACAGTTTGAAACTCCCCTGCATTTTGCGACCAAGAAAAATCGTGTAGAAATTGTCAAACTTTTACTTGAGTCGCTCGCCACAGTTGATTGTCGCGATTGGCGAGGATGGACTCCGCTTCATTATGCAGCTCGAAAAGGATACACAGATATCGCGAACGTGTTGATAGCCAGTAAATCCGACGTGAACGCAGAAACCAACCAGAAGGAAACTCCGCTGCATTTTGCAACACGAAGGGACCATACTGAATTTGCCAGCTCTCTAATCGGCCACTCAGCAACAATCGACTGTTACGACAGCGATGGCTGGACTCCGTTTCATTACGCGGCACAATATGGCCGCCGTGATATTGTAACTCTGTTGATTAGTAGTGGTGCAAATGTCAATGCGTTTACTGCAGTTCAAGAAAATCCCCTGCATTTTGCAGCTCGTAAAGGCTACTGCACAATTGTGCGAATGCTGCTTGATGAGTCAGCCAAAGTGGATCAACGGGATGGAGACGGATGGACTCCTCTGCATAGTGCTGCTAAGTTTGGCCGATTTGCCGTTGCCAAGCAGCTTGTTTCCCATGGTGCCAAGGTGTCTGCGGTAACCCCTCAATTAGAAACGCCACTGAATTTCGCTGCCAAAGTAGGCTACACCGAAATTGCCAACTATCTGATTGACAACGCTGCCGAAGTGAATTGTGTCGATCAGAACGGTTGGAGTCCGCTTCACTTTGCGGCTGACAGCAATCACCGTACTGTTGCGGAGCTGTTGCTTGTACGAGGTGCCAATGTCGATGCTGTTACAAACGATGGCAACACTCCACGTCAGCTTGCCACCTTGAAGGGCCACACCGCAATCGTTGAATGTATTGAGACTCACTTGGTACCGGTGGAAGGTGATGTTGTTGTGGAATAA